The Desmodus rotundus isolate HL8 chromosome 3, HLdesRot8A.1, whole genome shotgun sequence genome includes a region encoding these proteins:
- the RAP1B gene encoding ras-related protein Rap-1b, producing MREYKLVVLGSGGVGKSALTVQFVQGIFVEKYDPTIEDSYRKQVEVDAQQCMLEILDTAGTEQFTAMRDLYMKNGQGFALVYSITAQSTFNDLQDLREQILRVKDTDDVPMILVGNKCDLEDERVVGKEQGQNLARQWNNCAFLESSAKSKINVNEIFYDLVRQINRKTPVPGKARKKSSCQLL from the exons ATGCGTGAGTATAAGCTAGTCGTTCTTGGTTCAGGAGGTGTTGGAAAATCTGCACTG actGTACAGTTTGTTCAAggaatttttgttgaaaaatatgATCCTACGATAGAAGATTCTTATAGAAAG caAGTTGAAGTAGATGCACAACAGTGTATGCTTGAAATCTTGGATACTGCGGGAACG GAACAATTTACAGCAATGAGAGATTTGTACATGAAAAATGGACAAGGCTTTGCATTAGTTTATTCCATCACAGCACAGTCCACATTTAATGATTTACAAGATCTGAGAGAACAGATTCTTCGAGTTAAAGACACTGATGAT GTTCCAATGATTCTGGTTGGTAATAAGTGTGACTTGGAAGATGAAAGAGTTGTAGGAAAGGAACAAGGTCAAAATCTAGCAAGACAGTGGAACAACTGTGCATTCTTAGAATCCTCtgcaaaatcaaaaataaatgttaatgag ATCTTTTATGACCTAGTGCGGCAAATCAACAGAAAAACTCCAGTGCCTGGGAAGGCCCGCAAAAAGTCCTCATGTCAGCTGCTTTAA